The Thermoplasmata archaeon genome segment CGGGGCGGCGGCGGTTGGCATGGCGATCGTGGCGGTCGCGCTGAAGAACCTCGTCCGGTCCGTCGTCGCGTACGCGCTCGCGAGCGCATTCCTCGCCGCCCTGTTCTTCGTCCTCGCGTCGCCCTTCGCGGGCGCCCTCGAGCTGACCGTGGGTGCGGGCCTCGTCGCGGTCCTGTTCCTCGTCGCATTGATCCTCGCGGGCGGCGAGGAGACGGAGGCAGCCGCATGAACCCGAAGCTCGCCGCGGGCGTGGTCATCGGCGTCGTGTTCCTCGGCCTCCTCGTGACCGCGGTCCTGCCGAGCGCAATCTCCTGGCCCACCACGGGGCCCGGCGTCACGGGCGTCGGGGTCGCCATGTGGCAGGATCGGACCTTCGAGGTGATCATCCAGAGCATCATCCTCTTGGGCGGCGTGATCGCGATCCTGCTCCTCCTGGGCTCCCGTCGCACGGGGGAGGCGAGCCCGTGATCGGGCCCGAGGCCCTCGTCCTGCTCGGCGTGGCGGGCGCCCTGTTCGCGATCGGGCTCGCCTGCCTGATCGCCCGGTCCAACCTGGTCAAGATGGTCATCGGGCTCGAGATCCTCGGGAAGGGCGTGAGCCTGGTCTTCATCACCGCCGGCTACGTGAACGGCGACGTCGGGATGTCCCAGGCCGTCGTCTTCACCCTGATCATCATCGAAGCCGTCGTCGCGGGCGTCGCGCTCGCCCTCGTCATCCTCGCGAAGCGCACCTGGGGCACGCTGGACATCACGAAGATCGCGCAGCGGGTCCGGGGAGGTGAGCCCTGATGGACCTGAACGCGTGGTTCCTCGTCCTCACGGTCCTCATGCCCTTCCTCGGGGCATACTTCATCCTCGTGTTCCGCAACCGGCCGAACGTGCGGGAGGGGGCCTCCCTCGCGGCCGCGATCCTGACCTTCGCCTTCGCCGCGCTCTCCCTGCCCCGCCTCTTCGCGGGGGGCGTCCCCGCGTCCACCGACCCCGTGGTCATGTTCCTGGGGCTCAGCGTCCAGCTCACGGGGGACGGCCTGGGCCTCCTGTTCGCGGTCCTCGCCTCCTTCCTGTGGATCCTGACCACCGTGTACAGCGTCGGGTACATGCGCGGGCTCCACGAGCACGCGCAGACTCGATACTACGCGTGCTTCGCCCTGGTCATCGGGGCGACCATGGGGGTCGCCCTGTCGTCCAACCTGTTCAGCCTCTTCCTCTTCTACGAGATCCTGACCGTGGCCACGTACCCCCTCGTCGTCCACAAGGAGAGCGAGGAGGCCTTCGCGGCAGGCCGCAAGTACCTCGTGTACACCCTGAGCGGCGGCGTCGCGATCCTGGCGGGCATGATGCTCCTCCAGGGCCTCGGCGGATCGCTCGCCCTGGCCTTCACCGGCGGCGGGAACGCGTTCGTAGCCACGATCTCCCCCGACCTCGCCCGGCTGGGCTTCGTCCTCTTGTTCGCGGGCTTCGGCGTGAAGTCCGCGATCATGCCCCTGCACGGCTGGCTGCCGAGCGCGATGATCGCGCCCACGCCCGTGAGCGGCCTCCTCCATGCCGTGGCCGTCGTGAAGGCGGGCGTCTTCGGCGAGCTGCGCCTCATCCTCTTCCTGTTCGGCCCCGCCATGATGGTGGGTCTGGACCTCCAGTGGATCGTGATCGCGGCCGCCGCGGTCACCGTGATCGGCGGCTCGCTCCTCGCCCTGGTCCAGGACGACTTCAAGGCGCGGCTCGCGTACTCCACGATCAGCCAGCTGAACTACATCACCCTGGGGGCCGCGCTCCTCGTACCCCTGGGCTACGGCGGCTCCACCGCGGACGGGATGTTCGCCCTCCTGATCGGCGTGGCGTTCATGATCGCGGCCCACGCCTTCGGGAAGCTGACCATGTTCTTCGTCGCCGGGGCGGTCGCCGTGGAGACGGGCAAGACGAGGATCTCCCAGCTCGATGGCATCGGGAAGAAGATGCCGCGGGAGTTCGTCGCCTTCGCCCTCGCGGCCCTGAGCATGATCTGCCTGCCGCCCATGGCGGGGTTCGTGGCCAAGTGGTACATCTCCGTGGGGGCGTGGAACGCAGGCTTCTGGTGGATCCCCGTCCTCCTGGTCGTCTCGAGCGTCCTGAACCTCGGCTACTGGCTGCCGATCCTCATCCGCGCCTTCTTCCGCCCCTACGACGGGGAGATGGGCGAGGCCCGGCCCACCCTGGGCATCCCGCTCCTCGTCACCGCGGCGGGTGCGCTCCTCCTGGGCATCTGGACGGCCATGCCGTACGGGTTCTTCGAGATCGCGCAGCGCGTCGCCGCGGACGTCACCGGCGCGGCGGTCCCGGCGGTCGCCGCGATCAGCGTCCCCCTGACGACGGCGTTCCCGCCGTTCCTCATCTTCCTGATCGGCGGCCCCCTCGTCCTCCTGCTCAAGGGCCGTGCCCGCCAAGTCGGCCTCATCATCCTGGCGGGCATTGCCCTCCTCGACATCGTCTTCCTGCCCATGGGCACCACGTGGAACGTGCCCTTCATGGGCTACCAGCTCCAGCTGCTCAAGGTCGACTCCCTGTCCTACCTGACGGGCCTCATCTTCGGCATCATCACGTTCTTCGCGGTCCTCTACGCAGCCGGGTTCGCGAAGCCTTGGATGCACCTGTTCGCCCTCCTGTACGCCGGCACGTCCCTGGGCGCCGTGTTCGCGGGCGACTGGATCACCATGCTCTTCTTCTGGGAGCTCATGGCGATCACCTCGACCCTGCTCATCATGCAGGGCGGCGAGGACGGCGTGAAGGCCGGGTTCCGGTACTTCCTGTACCACGTCGCCGGCGGCGCGCTCCTGGCCGGTGGCATCGCCCTCCTGTTCTTCCAGGGCGGCGGCGCGACGCTCGCGGTCGGCGTCGTGTCGGGCTTCTGGCCCATGCTCCTGATCACCCTGGGCATCGGCCTGAACGCGGCGTTCATCCCGCTGCATTCCTGGCTGCCGGACGCGTACCCGCGCGCGCACTTCGTCGCGAGCGTCTTCCTGAGCGTGTACACCACGAAGACGGCCGTGTACGCCTTCGCCCGGATGTTCCTCGGGCAGCCGGACCCGCAGCCCGCGTTCGAGGCCGTTGCGGTCATGGGCGCGATCATGGCCGTGTACGGTGTGTCCTTCGCCGTGTTCCAGAGCAACATGCGCCGCCTCCTGTCGTACCACATCGTCTCCCAGGTCGGCTACATGATCGCCGGCGTCGGCCTCGCGGGCTGGCTCGGCATGGCGGACGAATGGGGCGTCCTCGGCCTGGACGGCGGCATGGCCCACGTGTTCAACCACATCCTCTACAAGGCCCTCCTGTTCATGACGATCGGCGTCGTGATCTGGAAGACGGGCGAAAACACGATGAACCGCCTGGGCGGGCTGCAGAGGAAGATGCCCATCACGGCCTTCGCGTTCTGGGTCGCGGCGTTCTCGATCAGCGGCGTGCCCCTGTTCAACGGCTACATCTCCAAGGGCATGGTCATCTTCGCCGCGGAGGACGTGAACGTGTACCTCTGGCTCCTCCTGGAGATCGCGTCGTTCGGGACGTTCCTCTCCTTCCTGAAGCTCGGCTGGTTCACGTTCCTGCGGCCCGCGCCGGAGGGCGGCGTCACGGAGGCCTCGGACCCGCCGCTCCCGATGCAGGTGGCCATGCTGGGCGTCGCGGCCCTGTGCATCGCGATCGGCGTGTACCCCCAGATGCTGTACAACATCCTGCCCTCGGCCGTGCCCACCGTCTGGAACGCGTGGGCCCCCGTCCAGCTGGGCACGAGCCTCCTCGTCCTCGGCCTGGCCGCCGCGTTCTTCTTCACGATCGGGCGTAAGGCCCTCGCTCCGCACGACACGCGCCTCAAGGACGTGGACGTCGCCTACGGGGCCACGGCCCATGCCACGATCTCCTTCAGCGGCTACGTGCAGTCCGCCTTCCGGCTCGTGTACGAAGGCGCCACGGACGCGGCCCGCGGACTGTTCGCCCTTGGCCGGCGCGCGATGGGGCTCGAGGACCGGGACGTGAACTGGAACATGGTCGCCTTCGGAGGCGCGCTCGTCGTCGTCCTCGCCGCGGTCCTCCTGGGGGTGGGCGCGTGAACGCCGCCGACCTGGGGCTCTTCGTGCCCCTGTTCGTGGCCCTGGGCGGGCTCGAGTCGTACTTCTTCGCGAAGCTCGTGGGCCCCGCGTACCGCCGGTGGACGGGCACGATGGCGGCCGTGTGGCTCCTTGCCGCCTTCGGGCTCCTCCTGATCGCGGTCGACCAAGGCTTCCCGACGTCGGGCGGGTCCGTGTTCGCCCCGATCCTGCAGCCCTCCTACCTGGGGCTCATCGTCGCCCTCCTGGCCACGGGCCTCGGCGCCCTCGCGGCCCTCGCGTCCCAGGGCCGCATCGAGCCGGACGGCCCCGTCCACCTCTACTACCCCCTCCTCCTGTTCGCCTTGGCCGGCGCGAGTGCGGTCGGCTTCGCGAACGACCTCTTCACCCTGTTCGTCCTCGTCGAGCTCGGCGCGATCCCCTCGTACGCGCTCGTCGCGTACCGGTACAAGCAGGAGCCGCGGTCCCTGAGTGCCGCGCTCAAGTACCTCGTCCAGGGCGTCGCGGGCACCGTGACCGCCCTCTTCGGCGTGGCCCTCCTCTACCTGGCGAGCAGCCGCGTCGCGGGCCATGGCACCCTGGCCATTCGGAACCTCCAGATCGCCCTCGGCGGCGCGGACCCGCTCCTGCTCGGCCTCGCGGCCACGCTGATCCTGATCGGGTACGGCGTGAAGCTCGGGATCGTGCCCCTCCACACCTGGCTGCCCGACGCCTACACGCACGCCCCCGGCGGCGTGACCGCGATCATGGCGGGCGCCACGAAGGCGGGCGCGCTCGTCGCCCTGATCGTCTCCCTCTCCGTGCTCCCGCCCGCCGCGGTCTCCCAGACGTACCTGGGCGCCGCCGTGAGCGTCCTCGCGGTCCTGACGATGACCGTGGGCAACCTCCTCGCGCTGAACCAGAAGGACCTGCGGCGCGTCCTCGCGTACTCGAGCGTCGCCCAGATGGGCTACATCCTCCTGGGCTTCGGAATC includes the following:
- a CDS encoding NADH-quinone oxidoreductase subunit N, translated to MNAADLGLFVPLFVALGGLESYFFAKLVGPAYRRWTGTMAAVWLLAAFGLLLIAVDQGFPTSGGSVFAPILQPSYLGLIVALLATGLGALAALASQGRIEPDGPVHLYYPLLLFALAGASAVGFANDLFTLFVLVELGAIPSYALVAYRYKQEPRSLSAALKYLVQGVAGTVTALFGVALLYLASSRVAGHGTLAIRNLQIALGGADPLLLGLAATLILIGYGVKLGIVPLHTWLPDAYTHAPGGVTAIMAGATKAGALVALIVSLSVLPPAAVSQTYLGAAVSVLAVLTMTVGNLLALNQKDLRRVLAYSSVAQMGYILLGFGIGIQYSLALGFEAGLFYAIAYSVMKGGAFLAADAFTAAAGSPEVAKMRGLGARHPVVGVAFTIFILGLVGVPATAGFLGKLLVFQAGMATHVIGGVVLALILAANSALSLGYYVPILSTLLFQGHEAEHATPAAAADGGEPSLPLSTSASVVALAAVTVYLGLFPQVLFDWIANATQTLTAFWGVH
- a CDS encoding Na(+)/H(+) antiporter subunit D — its product is MDLNAWFLVLTVLMPFLGAYFILVFRNRPNVREGASLAAAILTFAFAALSLPRLFAGGVPASTDPVVMFLGLSVQLTGDGLGLLFAVLASFLWILTTVYSVGYMRGLHEHAQTRYYACFALVIGATMGVALSSNLFSLFLFYEILTVATYPLVVHKESEEAFAAGRKYLVYTLSGGVAILAGMMLLQGLGGSLALAFTGGGNAFVATISPDLARLGFVLLFAGFGVKSAIMPLHGWLPSAMIAPTPVSGLLHAVAVVKAGVFGELRLILFLFGPAMMVGLDLQWIVIAAAAVTVIGGSLLALVQDDFKARLAYSTISQLNYITLGAALLVPLGYGGSTADGMFALLIGVAFMIAAHAFGKLTMFFVAGAVAVETGKTRISQLDGIGKKMPREFVAFALAALSMICLPPMAGFVAKWYISVGAWNAGFWWIPVLLVVSSVLNLGYWLPILIRAFFRPYDGEMGEARPTLGIPLLVTAAGALLLGIWTAMPYGFFEIAQRVAADVTGAAVPAVAAISVPLTTAFPPFLIFLIGGPLVLLLKGRARQVGLIILAGIALLDIVFLPMGTTWNVPFMGYQLQLLKVDSLSYLTGLIFGIITFFAVLYAAGFAKPWMHLFALLYAGTSLGAVFAGDWITMLFFWELMAITSTLLIMQGGEDGVKAGFRYFLYHVAGGALLAGGIALLFFQGGGATLAVGVVSGFWPMLLITLGIGLNAAFIPLHSWLPDAYPRAHFVASVFLSVYTTKTAVYAFARMFLGQPDPQPAFEAVAVMGAIMAVYGVSFAVFQSNMRRLLSYHIVSQVGYMIAGVGLAGWLGMADEWGVLGLDGGMAHVFNHILYKALLFMTIGVVIWKTGENTMNRLGGLQRKMPITAFAFWVAAFSISGVPLFNGYISKGMVIFAAEDVNVYLWLLLEIASFGTFLSFLKLGWFTFLRPAPEGGVTEASDPPLPMQVAMLGVAALCIAIGVYPQMLYNILPSAVPTVWNAWAPVQLGTSLLVLGLAAAFFFTIGRKALAPHDTRLKDVDVAYGATAHATISFSGYVQSAFRLVYEGATDAARGLFALGRRAMGLEDRDVNWNMVAFGGALVVVLAAVLLGVGA
- a CDS encoding NADH-quinone oxidoreductase subunit K, which encodes MIGPEALVLLGVAGALFAIGLACLIARSNLVKMVIGLEILGKGVSLVFITAGYVNGDVGMSQAVVFTLIIIEAVVAGVALALVILAKRTWGTLDITKIAQRVRGGEP